A stretch of DNA from Streptomyces sp. NBC_01197:
GACCTGGCGTAACTGGGCGGGGAATGTCACCGCCCGCCCGGCCCGGGAGGTGACGCCGGCGTCCGCCGCCGAACTGGCCGACGCCGTCAGGCGGGCGGCGGACGACGGCCTGAAGGTGAAGGCCGTCGGCACCGGCCACTCGTTCACGGCGGCCGCCGCGACCGACGGGCTGCTGATACGCCCCGGTCTCCTCACCGGCATCCGGGAGATCGACCGCGCGGCGGGCACGGTGACCGTCGAGGCCGGCACACCGCTGAAGCGGCTCAACCAGGCGCTGGCGCGTGAGGGTCTCACCCTCACGAACATGGGCGACATCATGGACCAGACGGTGGCGGGCGCCACCAGCACCGGCACCCATGGCACCGGCCGCGAGTCCGCCTCGATTTCCGCACAGATCCGGGCGCTCGAACTGGTGACGGCTGAGGGCTCGGTGCTGACGTGCTCGGCGACGGAGCACCCCGACGTCTTCGCGGCCGCCCGGATCGGGCTCGGCGCTCTGGGTGTCGTCACGGCGATCACCTTCGCGGTGGAGCCGGTCTTCCTGCTGACGGCCCGCGAGGAGCCGATGGGCTTCGACCGGGTGACCGCCGACTTCGACCAGCTGGTCGCCGAGAACGAGCACTTCGAGTTCTACTGGTTCCCGCACACCGGCAACTGCAACACCAAGCGCAACAACCGCAGCGCGGGGTCGGCCGCCCCGCCCGGCCGGGTGGCCGGCTGGATCGAGGACGAGCTGCTCTCCAACGGCGTGTTCCAGGCGGCGTGTTCGCTGGGCCGGGCCGTCCCCGCGACGATTCCCGCGATCGCGAAGATCTCCAGCCGGGCGCTCTCCGCCCGCACCTACACGGACATCCCGTACAAGGTCTTCACAAGTCCGCGCCGGGTGCGCTTCGTCGAGATGGAGTACGCCCTGCCCCGGGAGGCCGCGGTCGGGGCGCTGCGGGAGGTCAGGGCGATGGTGGAGCGCTCGCCGCTGCGGGTGAGCTTCCCCGTGGAGGTCCGCACGGCGCCCGCGGACGACATCGCGCTCTCCACGGCCTCGGGCCGGGAGACCGCCTACATCGCGGCGCATATGTACCGGGGCACTCCGCACCGGGCGTACTTCACCGCTGTGGAGCGGATCATGACCGCGCACGGCGGCCGGCCACACTGGGGCAAGCTGCACACCCGCGACGCGGCGTACCTGGCGGAGGTCTACCCGCGCTTCGGCGAGTTCACGGCCGTACGCGACCGGCTCGACCCGCAGCGGCTGTTCGGCAACGACTACCTGCGCCGGGTCCTGGGCGAGTGACCCCCACCGGGTGACGGACCTGCGGGACCGTCACCCGGTGGGGCGCTGTCCCGCCGGGTTCTGTGTGGCTGTGTCCGGCGCGTTGTCCTGCCCCCCGGTGCTGTCGTGGCCCGAAGTGGAGCCCGAGCCGTCACCGGACGAGCCGGAGGGCGTCGGGTCCGGGGTCTGCGCGCCGCCGCCCGTCGCGGGCTGCGAGGGACTGGGCGTCGGACCGGCCGACGTGCCGCTCTTGCCGGGGTCGGGCTTCGACCGGCCGGTGTCGCCGGATCCGGAGCCGGTGCCCGGCGACGGGTCGGGGCCGGTGCTCTGCTGCCGGTCCTGCTGCCGGGGGTCCTGGCTCTGCTGCGGGTCGGTCGAAACCGCCGGCCCCGGCGAGTGGTGCCGAGTGCCGCTGCCGCCCTGGACCACCGAGCCCACGGTCGTCCCCGGGCCGCCGCTGAGCCCGTGTCCCGAGAGCAGCTCGAAGCCGCTGATCCCGGCCATCGCCACGAGGAACACGACCAGGGCCGCGAGGGATGAGCGCTTCCAGCCCCGCACCCGCGTCCCGTGCGTCGTGGCCTCGGTGAACTCCTCACCGCTGAACCCTTCTCCGGCGACCGGCGTCAGCGGCCTCGTCGCGTCCGGCTCCCCATCGCCGGGGAAGCCCCCCGTCCGGTCCGCACCGGACTGTCCGGGCCACGGCACCGCGATCGTCGGCGGCGCCTCCCCCGGCTCCGGAGCCCCCGGCACCTGCCGTACCGGGATCTTCAGGGCCCTGGGCTTGACCTGGACCGTCACTTCGCGGATCTGCTCCCCGGTGCGCCGGAAGAAGTGCTGGAAGATCGTGCCGCCACAGGTGGCGATCACACTCACCAGGCCCGCGCCGATGATCGTTCCGTACACGCCGAGCTTCGATGCAAGCACCGCGGCCACCACAGCGGCGAACGCGCTGCCCGCCACCTGAGGGACGCTCAGATCGAGCTGCCCCCTCTTCCCGCTTCCGGTCTCTGCGCCGCCGTCCGGCTTCTGCTCCATCACCAGCCCCTGCTTGTCCATCTGGTTACACCCTGCACCAGAAAGGGACATTTGAGCGAAGTGGATAGTTCCACTTCAGAAGATTGTGTGAAGCACAACACCCGCAGGCATACGCTGGCGGCACTTACGAGGCTCCCCCTCCGCCGGGCCCCGGGAAGTTCAGCGGCGAGCCGTCCACCCCCTTGGCCCGAATGGAGTACTGTGGCGAGCCCTGGGCCCGGCCTCCCTCAGGGGTGTCCGGACAGGCGGGAAGGGGCCTAAGGCGGCACTCGAACCGGCGGCACCATGGCACTGCACGGGCGCCTCGCTGCACAGAGTGACCGACGGTCGCTCTGCGTCGCAAACAGGTAACCGTGCCATAACGGCGTTCCAGGGCTGAGGCCCGACACGCCGGATAACTCGGCAAGGTTGTGGCGTGCTGTACCCGGGCAGGCCACACTCGACTAGCGGAAGCAGCGACGCACGTGACGTCGGCAGGCACCACCCGGGAGGTTCCCATGCCCGAACTGCGTGTCGTGGCCGTCTCGAATGACGGCACACGACTGGTGCTCAAAGCTGCGGACAGTACGGAGTACACGCTTCCGATCGATGAGCGGCTGCGTGCCGCGGTCCGTAATGACCGCGCCCGCCTCGGCCAGATCGAGATCGAGGTGGAGAGCCACCTCCGTCCCCGTGACATCCAGGCACGTATAAGGGCCGGCGCCTCCGCCGAAGAGGTAGCCCAGATGGCCGGAATCCCGGTCGACCGGGTCCGCCGCTTCGAGGGGCCGGTACTCGCGGAGCGCGCGTTCATG
This window harbors:
- a CDS encoding D-arabinono-1,4-lactone oxidase; translated protein: MTGTSRTPAAARTATAVRPAGTWRNWAGNVTARPAREVTPASAAELADAVRRAADDGLKVKAVGTGHSFTAAAATDGLLIRPGLLTGIREIDRAAGTVTVEAGTPLKRLNQALAREGLTLTNMGDIMDQTVAGATSTGTHGTGRESASISAQIRALELVTAEGSVLTCSATEHPDVFAAARIGLGALGVVTAITFAVEPVFLLTAREEPMGFDRVTADFDQLVAENEHFEFYWFPHTGNCNTKRNNRSAGSAAPPGRVAGWIEDELLSNGVFQAACSLGRAVPATIPAIAKISSRALSARTYTDIPYKVFTSPRRVRFVEMEYALPREAAVGALREVRAMVERSPLRVSFPVEVRTAPADDIALSTASGRETAYIAAHMYRGTPHRAYFTAVERIMTAHGGRPHWGKLHTRDAAYLAEVYPRFGEFTAVRDRLDPQRLFGNDYLRRVLGE